From Bos mutus isolate GX-2022 unplaced genomic scaffold, NWIPB_WYAK_1.1 CTG1550, whole genome shotgun sequence, the proteins below share one genomic window:
- the LOC102286887 gene encoding interferon omega-1-like, whose translation MASENQPQGSTRRRLSQPSSSLNFPMAFVLSLLMALVLVSYGPGGSLGCDLSQNHVLVGRENLRLLDQMRRLSPRFCLQDRKDFAFPQEMVEGGQLQEAQAFSVLHEMLQQTFNLFHTEHSSAAWDTTLLEQLRIGLHQQLDDLDACLGQVMGEEDSALGRTGPTLAVKRYFHGIHVYLKEKEYSDCAWEIVRLGIMRSLSSSTSLQERLRMTDGDQNLP comes from the coding sequence ATGGCATCAGAGAACCAACCTCAAGGTTCCACCAGACGCCGTCTCAGCCAGCCCAGCAGCAGCCTCAACTTCCCCATGGCCTTCGTGCTCTCTCTACTGATGGCCCTGGTGCTGGTCAGCTATGGCCCGGGAGGATCCCTGGGCTGTGACCTGTCTCAGAACCACGTGCTGGTTGGCAGGGAGAACCTCAGGCTCCTGGACCAAATGAGGAGACTCTCCCCTCGCTTCTGTCTGCAGGACAGAAAAGACTTCGCTTTcccccaggagatggtggagggtgGCCAGCTCCAGGAGGCCCAGGCCTTCTCTGTGCTCCACGAGATGCTCCAGCAGACCTTCAACCTCTTCCACACAGAGCATTCCTCTGCTGCCTGGGACACCACCCTCCTGGAGCAGCTCCGCATTGGACTCCATCAGCAGCTGGATGACCTGGACGCCTGCCTGGGGCAAGTGATGGGAGAGGAAGACTCTGCCCTGGGAAGGACGGGCCCCACACTGGCCGTGAAGAGGTACTTCCACGGAATCCATGTCTACCTGAAAGAGAAGGAATACAGCGACTGTGCCTGGGAAATCGTCAGACTAGGAATCATGAGATCCTTGTCTTCATCAACCAGCTTGCAAGAAAGGTTAAGAATGACGGATGGAGACCAGAATTTACCTTGA